A genome region from Schlesneria paludicola DSM 18645 includes the following:
- a CDS encoding rhodanese-like domain-containing protein, whose amino-acid sequence MSVNTISPAQFKELRQRGGTVELIDVRTPVEFREIHVDIARNVPLDQLDPQALMTARNGADQEPLYIICKSGGRGRQACEKFVKAGYVNVINVEGGTSACAEAGVPVVRGKKAISLERQVRIAAGSLVLIGVILGWTVHPYFIGVSGFVGAGLVFAGITDTCGMGMLLARMPWNQCKSEGTACAAQ is encoded by the coding sequence ATGAGCGTCAATACGATTTCGCCAGCCCAGTTCAAGGAGCTTCGGCAGCGTGGTGGGACGGTCGAATTGATCGATGTCCGTACCCCGGTCGAGTTTCGAGAAATTCATGTCGACATCGCTCGCAATGTGCCGCTCGATCAACTTGATCCACAGGCATTGATGACGGCACGGAATGGTGCCGATCAAGAGCCACTCTACATTATCTGCAAATCAGGTGGCCGTGGTCGTCAGGCCTGTGAGAAGTTTGTTAAAGCGGGCTATGTGAATGTCATCAATGTCGAAGGCGGGACATCGGCCTGTGCCGAGGCGGGGGTTCCCGTGGTACGAGGAAAGAAGGCGATTTCTCTCGAACGTCAGGTTCGAATCGCCGCCGGATCACTGGTCTTGATTGGGGTCATTCTGGGCTGGACCGTTCATCCCTACTTCATTGGGGTGTCAGGGTTTGTCGGAGCTGGCTTGGTATTCGCCGGAATCACCGATACCTGTGGGATGGGGATGTTGCTGGCCCGCATGCCTTGGAATCAGTGCAAATCTGAGGGAACTGCCTGCGCCGCACAATAG
- a CDS encoding ArsR/SmtB family transcription factor, whose product MSVEAKTAEAWRLTPLEALEQAAECLKILAHPHRLRMVQMLLRGRFTVGELADACEIPSHMASEHLRLMQRCGFLASAKEGRKAYYKIVESHLAQLMACIEARFDTAKV is encoded by the coding sequence ATGAGTGTCGAAGCGAAAACCGCCGAAGCATGGCGACTCACGCCGTTAGAAGCCCTTGAGCAAGCCGCCGAGTGTCTCAAGATCCTGGCGCATCCACATCGCTTGCGTATGGTGCAAATGTTACTGCGAGGGCGATTCACAGTGGGTGAACTCGCTGACGCGTGTGAGATCCCTAGCCATATGGCATCCGAACATTTGCGGCTGATGCAGCGCTGCGGCTTTCTTGCGAGTGCGAAAGAAGGTCGCAAAGCCTACTACAAGATCGTCGAATCTCATCTTGCCCAATTGATGGCATGTATTGAGGCTCGATTTGATACCGCGAAAGTCTAA
- a CDS encoding alpha/beta hydrolase, producing the protein MQGIRVGLPLIALLACVGTNLAAQDLPFIQHQNVVYAEVHGIALVMDVFVPTGDKNGLAIIDVVSGAWHSDRSKIRDHMLTQTFHILCKKGYTVFGIRPGSISKFSAIEMRQNVNQGIHWVKSHATEYGIDPERIGMMGASAGGHLACLTAVTAEDGSPIDGKKPSTGDTRVKAVAVFFPPTDFLQYGDKVIDPSADDQLGKITRRLANIDSEENPSAEEMSQMLAKISPARLVTSKAPPFLLIHGDADPLVPLQQSETMVSELKKAGVPAELIVKKGGAHPWFTIHEEVQVIANWFDKQLAN; encoded by the coding sequence ATGCAAGGAATTCGAGTTGGATTGCCATTGATCGCGTTATTGGCCTGCGTGGGGACGAATCTTGCCGCCCAAGATCTGCCGTTCATTCAACATCAGAATGTCGTGTATGCGGAAGTTCATGGAATAGCACTCGTCATGGATGTGTTTGTCCCCACGGGCGACAAGAATGGACTCGCAATCATCGACGTTGTGAGCGGGGCATGGCATTCCGACCGCAGCAAAATCCGCGATCACATGCTGACGCAAACGTTTCACATCCTCTGTAAAAAAGGGTACACCGTCTTCGGAATCCGTCCCGGATCAATTTCGAAATTCAGTGCGATCGAGATGCGTCAAAATGTGAATCAAGGAATCCATTGGGTCAAAAGCCACGCAACCGAATACGGCATCGATCCCGAACGTATCGGAATGATGGGCGCATCGGCGGGTGGTCATCTGGCCTGCTTGACTGCCGTCACCGCCGAAGACGGATCACCCATTGATGGGAAGAAGCCGTCGACAGGCGATACGCGTGTGAAGGCGGTCGCCGTCTTCTTTCCGCCAACGGACTTCTTACAATACGGTGACAAAGTGATTGACCCGTCAGCCGATGATCAATTGGGGAAAATCACGCGCCGACTCGCGAACATCGATTCCGAGGAAAATCCTTCGGCGGAAGAGATGTCGCAGATGCTGGCGAAGATCTCGCCTGCACGCCTGGTCACCTCTAAAGCGCCACCGTTTCTGTTAATTCACGGAGATGCTGACCCGCTCGTTCCGCTGCAGCAGTCAGAGACGATGGTATCGGAACTCAAGAAAGCAGGAGTCCCTGCAGAGTTGATCGTGAAAAAGGGCGGGGCCCATCCTTGGTTCACGATTCATGAAGAAGTGCAGGTCATCGCAAATTGGTTCGACAAACAACTGGCCAATTGA